The following nucleotide sequence is from uncultured Draconibacterium sp..
GCAGCCCGCTGGTGATTGTTGATGGAGTACCTGTTGGAAGTATAAATGATGTAAATCCAAATGATATTGAAAATATTTCGGTACTGAAAGATGCTGCTTCGGCATCAATTTATGGATCGAGAGCTGCTGCCGGTGTTATTTTGGTTACCACAAAACGTGCAAAATCAGGCGAGCTGTCGTTGGATTACAATTTTGAATACGGAATTGAGACACCAACAGAAATGGCAGATTATACCGATGCAGTTCGGTATATGCAAATGGTAAATGAGTTGCGTTGGAACGATAATGGAAATATTGAAGGTGGGGAATATCCAACCTATACGCAGGATTTGGTTGACAATTATGCTTCGCTTAATGCTGAGAATCCTGATCAGTATCCGGATACTGACTGGTCGGCCCTGATATTAAAAGATAATGCTCCACGCCAAAGCCATTCGATTGGCATAACTGCCGGATCGAAAGCGGTAAGAACTAAAGCCATTTTATCGTACGACAAAACAGATGGATTATATATGGGCCGCAGTTACGAAAGGTTAACAGCGCGCTTTAACAACGATGTTAAAATCAATGACTTTCTATCGGCTTCTATCGACTTTTATGCAAAGAGGTCTATTTCTGATAACCCAAGCAGAGATCCGATGTATAGTATGCGTATAGCAGCACCGGTGTATGCAGCTGTTTGGTCTAATGGGCTAATTGCCGAAGGAAAAGCAGGAGGTAATATTTACGGAGAAATAAAAGAGGGAGGTTATAAAACAAATTGGTATAACCAGGTTGGTGGTAAAATTGCTTTAGACTTTACTCCTATTGACGGACTAAAACTTTCAGCCGTTATCTCTCCACGGTTCAACTACAACAAAGGGAAAGATTTTCAGAAAAAAGTAGAATATACTAACTACGATGATCCCAATACTTTTGTTGGAACACTGGCTTATTCTACATCAACAAGCATAAATGAATCGCGCGATGATAGTTATCAGATAACCAAGCAGTTTATTGCAAATTATACAAAGTCTCTGAACGCGCATAACCTGAATCTGATGGCCGGATATGAGGATTATACCGCATTTTATGAAGAGTTGGGAGCATCAAGCGATCAGTTGGAGCTTTCATCATTCCCTTACCTTGATTTGGGAAATGAGAACTATTTAAACAATGAAGGGAATGCCTACGAGAATGCTTATCGTTCATATTTCGGTCGGGTAATGTATAACTACAATAATCGGTATTTCGTGCAGGGAAATATTCGTTACGATGGTTCGTCTCGTTTTGCCAGAGATTATCGTTGGGGAGCTTTCCCATCCTTCTCGGCAGGTTGGGTGATTTCCGAGGAATCATTTATGCAGGATATTTCCGCACTTTCTTTTTTAAAACTACGTGCATCGTGGGGTACTCTGGGTAACGAGCGTATAGGTAACTATCCTTATCAATCAACCATTGCATACGGAAGTGCATTGTTCTATCAGGGCATGAATGTAGTATCTTCTCAAACAGCTGCTCAGCGCTATTATGCAATAGAGGATATTTCGTGGGAAACAACTGAATCGATCGATTTTGGTTTCGATGCGGTTTTCTTCGATAACCGCTTTCATGTAACGGCCGATTATTATAAGAAGAAAACAAAAGACATGTTACTCGACCTGGAAATTCCGGATTACATCGGATTTGATAATCCTGAACAAAATACCGGAGAAATGAATACTACAGGTTGGGAATTGGAGCTAAGTTGGAACGATCGTATCGGTGATTTTTCCTATTCGGTATCAGCTAATTTATCCGATTTTACATCAGAAATGGGTGACCTTGGGGGGATTCAATTCCTTGGTAGCCAGGTAAAATTTAAGGGTAGTGAATTCAATGAATGGTATGGATACGTATCAGACGGGTTGTTCCAAACTCAGGAAGAGGTTGATAATTCAGCCGTTCTGAATTCGGTTGTAGCACCTGGCGATATCAAATACAAAGATATCAGTGGACCGGATGGAGTACCGGATGGTATTATTTCTTCAGATTACGACCGCGTGTTGCTTGGAGGTTCATTGCCTCGCTACATGTACGGAGGTAACATTCGTTTGGGGTACAAAAACTTCGATTTCTCAATGGTATTTCAGGGCGTAGGTAAACAAAACGTACGAATGAATAATATGATGGTGCAGCCATTACTCGACAACTGGGGCAATATGCAGAAAGAAATCGATGGAAACTACTGGAGTGTGTACAATACTGAAGCAGAAAATTTGAGCGTAAAATACCCCCGTTTAACCTACAATAATAGGAGCAATGACTATGCAATGTCGGATTACTGGTTGTTTAACGGAAGATATTTACGCTTAAAAAATGTGACATTGGGATACAACATCCCCCGGTCGATTTGCGAGAAGGTAAATATTAATAATATCCGTGTTTACGGAAGTGTTTCTGATATCCTGTCAATCAATAAATATCCAAAAGGTTGGGACCCAGAGGTGTCGGGAAGTGGATACCCAATTACTGCTTCTTATATTTTTGGTGTTTCTGTTAAATTTTAAATGCTAGCAATTATGAAAATTAAAGTAATATATACACTATTAATACTTCTGGTATTTACAGCTTGTGCAGACCTGGATTTAAATCCGCTGGCTGAAGGTTCAAGCGAAAACTGGTATTCAAATGAGACTGAGATAGAAATGGCTATCAACGATCTGTACCGGGAGGTGTTCTGGAAAGCAGATAATGATTTATGGACCGACGATATGCTAAATCGTGATGAAACTACCGCCATTACCGGAGGAACGTTGAGTGGAGAAGATGGTACGGTTTCAGAATGGTGGGCGCATCTTTATAAGGTAATAACACGGGCCAATACGCTGTTAAAAAATCTGGATGAAATTACAGATGAAGTTTCGGCTGATAACCTGAACAAGTATAAAGCTAATGCACGATTTAACAGAGCATCGCATTATTCAATTCTTATTACCCACTGGGGCGACGTAATTTTTTCAACAGAAGTAATTGGACTGGATGAATCGTTTACCAAGTCGAGAACAGATAAAGAAGTTATACTTCAGCAGATTTATGAAGATTATGACTTTGCTGCTAAGTACTTACCTGTAAGCTACGGTAGTTCCGAAAATCAACAGGCCACAAAAGGTGCAGCTTTAGCAATGAAAGCCAGAATTGCCCTGTATATGGGAGATTTTGATATTGCACGCGATGCCGCCAAAGCATGTATCGATTTGGGCCAGTATGTATTGGCAGACGATTATGGTAAAATGTTTTTAAGTTCAACAAAAAATTCGGAAGAATCTATTTTTGTAATTCCTCGCTCAGTGGAATTGGATGTTGCACCAACCTACTGTAAAGGTTTCGCTACACGTAACTCCGGAGGTTATGCAAGATACTCTCCTTCATATGAGTTATTCTCTTCATATCTTTGTACTGATGGTTTACCAATTGATGAATCACCACTTTACGATCCCCATAATCCGTTTAAAAACCGTGATCCCCGATGTGTTGAGACTGTTGTAGAATTTCAAACAAGGCACCTGGGATTTATGTATCAGCCACATCCCGACTCTTTAACGTGTTATAATTTTGGTTCAGGAACTTATGTGAAAAATAACGATTCGCGAAGCAATAACCAGTATGCTGCGTTTAACGGATTGGTCATTAAAAAAGGAGTTGATGAAGATTATACCGATGATTGGAAAACCGACCCGGATAGAATTGTAATGCGTTATGCAGATGTATTATTAATGTACGCCGAAGCAAAAATTGAGTTAAACGATATTGATGAATCGGTATTGAATGCAATTAACCAGGTGCGTGCACGTGCTTATAAAACGGATGTTGAAGATGTGGCTTCTTATCCTGCGGTAACAGCAACCGATCAGGCTGAATTGCGCACAATAGTTCGTAATGAACGCCGTGTAGAGCTTGCTTTTGAGGGGCTTCGTTACATGGATATTTTACGATGGAAATTAGCAGACAAAGTTTTAAACTTACCTATTTATGGTGTGCTGGATCCGGAAGAGGCAAGAGAAAAATTGGTTAATACGGGGTTGTGGTTTTTTGCCGATACTCCTGAAATTGATGAAGATGGTATTGCCGATTTTGCCCCAATGTATAACAACGGATATGTGAAACTTCTGGCATTGCGTGTATTCGATCCCGAAAAAAATTACTTATGGCCAATACCTTCAAAAGAGATTCTGATTAACGAAAATCTTGTTCAAAATGAAGGCTATTAATAGTTTAGTTTAGTTAGAAAGAAGCCTGCCTGTATTGGCAGGCTTTTTTTAATACCAATGGATTTGATTTTTCAGTGACTTTGTTTTAACTAACTTAGTGTAATTCCTAATAGAGCGATTGTAATAATAATTTATCTCTGATTTCTACAGAATGAAGAGGAAATTAAAACCAACTTTAACCATTTACAATGATAATTTCATTTACAAACCGTAAAACAACTTTTAGTGTTGTATTGATTTGCCTGTTGTCAATAAGTAGTTTCAGTATCGGTAACGCACAAACAAAAGCATACCTGAAAAACGACACATTAACACTATCAAATTCGTTAATAAAACGACAATTTCTTTGGAATAATGGAGAGTTAATAGCAACAGGTTTAATTGAGCGGCAAAGTGGTAAAGATCTACTAAAACCTGCAAAACAGCCGTCTTTTCGTATTGCTGAAAAGTTTTCGGTAAAGGAATCATTATTTAAAACGGAGCAGGTTGTAGCAAGTAATTTGCATTATGAACATTTAAAAGCAGAAGTTTTACTCGACTATGGAACTTTTAAGCTGAAGCGTGTATTCAGGATTTACGAGAGTGTGCCGGCAATTTCGTGCGAAAACTACCTGTGGATCGCTGAAGATTCGAACCTTGCAAAAGCTCAGGAATTTCTGCAACTGCCTGTTCAACTTGAGAATATTAATTCAGTAACTAAGTATCCACATTTAAAAGCAGTGGAGTTTTTTGACAGAACCGACCACAACAATAATTTGGTGAAAGTGCAGAAAGCTGTGGCTTTCACAAATGAGCTGGAATTAAAGGGAAATTTATTACAGGTATTTTCTGCAGAAGCTGGGCAACCGGGTATTTTTATTCTAAAGGAGGCGCCTTGTTCATTTGTGCAATTAAGTTATCCCGGTTATGATTTTAAGTCGGCCCGAAATTCGATAAGTGTTGTCGGTGCTGGTATTTCAAACCAAGAGCTAATTAAAGGCGAATGGGTAAAATTATATGGAACTGTGGTTGGAGTTTATGATGGAACAGAACTTGATTTTACGCGAGTATTGCATTCGTATCAAAAATCAATACGTCGAACGTTTGCCGAGCGTGATGAGATGATCATGATGAACACTTGGGGCGATAGGAACAAGGATGCAAGTATCAGCGAAGCGTTTTTAAAAGCTGAGCTGGATGCCTGCGAAAAACTGGGTGTTTCACATTTTCAGGTTGACGATGGCTGGCAACAGGGATTGTCGCAAAACTCTGCGCAGTCGGCCGGCGATAAATGGGATCTATGGTCGGAAGACGACTGGAAACCACATGGCGAACGTTTGCCAAACGGCTTTAAACCCATTGTAGAATATGCCCGAAAAAAGGATATTCAATTGGGGCTTTGGTTTCACCCCAGTAATTATAACAGCTACGAAAACTGGGAAACCGATGCTGAAATTATCCTCAACCTTTATAAAACTTTCGATATCCGATATTTTAAAATCGATGGAATTATGATACCCGGTAAGCTTGCAGATCATCGTTTGCAGGAGCTTTTTGATAAAGTTTCGACTGAATCTGGCGGGAATATTGTTATTAACCTCGATGCCACAGCCGGTAACAGAACCGGGTATAATTACATGAATTCTTATGGCAATATTTTCCTCGAAAACCGCTATACCGATTGGGGGAATTATTACCCGCACTGGACACTTCGAAATTTGTGGCAATTATCGGCTTACGTTCCCACCAAAAATTTCCAGATTGAGTTTTTGAATAAGTGGCGAAATAAAGCTGTTTACGGCGACAACGATGCTTTAGCACCGTATTTCATTCCATTTGAATACCAGTTTGCAGTAACAATTATGGCTCAGCCACTGGCCTGGTTTGAAGGCACCGGTTTGCCGGAAGAAGCCATGAAAATTGGAGATGTGATAAAAAAATACCGAAGCATTCAGGCCGATATTCATTCAGGAGATATTTTTCCAATTGGAGACGAACCCAGTGGTTATGGCTGGACCGGATTTCAATCGGTTAAAGACGCCGAAAGTGGTTATATACTTGTCTTTCGCGAGAAAAATATGGAAGCTTCGCGATTCATAAAAACACTGTTTCCGGTGAATAAAAACATTGTTTTAACCCCTGTTTTGGGCGAGGGAAAACGGTTTGAAGCCGTCACGAATTCGAATCATGAAGTTGAGTTTGAGTTGCCTAATGAGTTTTCGTACAGTTTGTATAAATATAAAGTTGAAGATTAAAATCCCTCAGTTTGTTAGTATGAAGAAAAAAGTATCATTATATGCTTCCTGTTTTTTAATTGTTGTTGTAATCTTCGGATTATTTGCATGTAATGTAAATAAACAAAAGGAACAGGAACTGAATCAAGCCAAACGAATAACTCTGCTCGGTTTGGGCGATTCAATTACCGAAGGAGGTAAAACATTTCATTCGTATTTATTCCCGTTGTGGGAGCGTTTATTTACCGCTGGCTATCCGATAGATTTTATTGGGCCGCGAAGTAGCAAATGTCGTATCGGACAGATTAATCATTGCGGATTTAGTGGGAAAAACGCTGAGTTTTTGGAAACCCAAATCGACAGTATCTACCGCTTATATCCGGCAGATGTGGTTTTGCTTCATTCGGGACACAACCATTTTAACACCGAAAATCCGGTTAATGGAATTATCAATGCTCAAAAATCAATAATTGAGAAAATCCTGACAATCAATCCTGAGGCAAAAGTTATGGTCGCAAAAGTTATTGAAAGTGGGAAACTGCCTAAATATTCTTACATCCCGGAGTTAAATAAGCAGATTGAAGAGATGGTTCAGAGTTTGAATCTGCCCAATGTGATTCTGGTAGATCAGTCGAAAAACTTCAATTGGGAAAAGCACAGTATCAGCGACAAAGTTCACCCTAATCCGGAAGGCGCAGAAGTTATGGCTGATGTTTGGTTTAAGGCTTTAACAAAAGTATTACCAAAACCTGAGATTTCTTTTTACCCGGAAATTAATAGGTATAAAACAACAAAACAAGGGAATTTAGACCTGCATATTTTTAAGCCCGAAAATTTCTCTGAAAAGGAAAAACATCCGGCAATTGTATACTTTTTTGCCGGCGGCTGGAACCTGGGAACACCGCTGCAGTTTTACCGCGAATGCGCTTATTACGCATCAAAAGGATTTGTTGCAATTTCTGCCGATTATCGTATTAATTACCTTAATCACACTTCACCATTCGAAAGTGTGGAAGATGCCAAAGATGCGATTAGATGGATTCGTGAACATGCTGATGAATTAGTAATCGATCCTCAGCGAATTGTGGCTGCCGGGGCTTCCGCGGGAGGACAGTTGGCCGCAGCCACCGGAACGCTAAAAGAGCAGGGAAGAATGGATTATAAACCCAATTTGTTGCTGTTGTATTACCCGGTAATCGATAACAGCGAGAACGGTTACGGCCCCGACACGATTAAAAGTAACTATCAGAAAATATCACCTCTGCATAATATTGATGCAAATACACCTCCTGCCCTTTTTATTCTGGGAACTGAAGACCCGTACATTCCGGTAGAAACTGCCAGGACATTTCAGGCACGTATGGAAGAAAACGGAGTGGAGTGCGAACTACATTTGATTGAAGGAGCCGGGCACCCGATTTTTTATTATTCGAAGCCTTTAATGCCTGAATTTTATGCCTTTAGAAAGTTTACAGATGAATATCTTTTGAAGTACGGTTATCTGACTAAAAATTCTATTGGGAAAGAATAATGGCTGGTACAAAAAGGGAAAATACGCATTATAAAAGTAAATAACTGAAAAACGGAATATACATGTTACAGGAAAAAATCAATAAAGCTATGAAATACACTTTTATAATCTCTTTTTTGCTTTGTTCACTTTTGCTCTCTGCACAAAAAAACGCTGTGCTGGTTGAAGCCGAAAGTTTCAGCGAGAAAGGAGGCTGGGTAGTCGATCAGCAATTTATGGACTTGATGGGATCGTCTTATCTGATGGCACACGGAATGGGTGTGCCGGTAGCTGATGCAAAAGCAACTATCAACGTTCCTTCAACGGGTAAATACAAGGTTTTTGTACGAACCTTCAACTGGACATCTCCGTGGTATAAAGGCGAAGGTCCGGGGCAATTTAACCTTCTAATCAATGGTAAGCCCGTTGGCGGTGTACTGGGAAATTCCGGTACCGAATGGATATGGCAACCTGCCGGAGAAGTAAATATTTCAACTAAAGAAGTAACGCTAAGCTTGCGCGACTTGACCGGTTTTAACGGACGTGTAGATGCAATTTATCTAACAAAAGATGATGATGTACCACCTTCAGATTTGGTTGCGCTGACTAAGTTTAGAAAGAAATTGCTCGATCTGCCAAAGAACCCAACAGATGCCGGTGAATTTGATTTGGTGGTAGTTGGCGGCGGAGTGGCCGGAACAGCAGCTGCAATATCTGGTGCCCGACTTGGAATAAAAGTGGCACTTATTCAGGATCGTCCTGTTTTGGGAGGTAATAACAGTTCTGAAGTTCGCGTACATTTAGGAGGAAGAGCTATGGTGGAGCCAAATCCTGCACTGGGGCAAATCGTTAACGAGATTGGTCCAACCAAAGGAGGAAATGCGCAGCCGGCTGCTTATTACGAAGACGATAAGAAAATGAGCATGGTATTGGCTGAAGAAAATATTACACTTTTTGCCAGTTGCCGGGCGTTTGCTGTAAAAATGAAAGGTTCGCGCATTACGCAGGTAATTGCTAAAAATATCGAAACCTCTGAAGAGTTGGCCTTTTCTGCTCCCTTGTTTGCCGATTGTACAGGCGACGGAACCATTGGTTATTTGGCCGGTGCCGACTTTGCAATGGGTCGTGAAGGCCGAAATGAATATGGCGAGCCAAGTGCGCCTGAAGTTGCTGATGATATGACAATGGGAGCTTCTGTTCAATGGTATTCGGTTGAAGGAGATAATGCTAGTTCTTTTCCCGAATTTGAATATGGAGTGGAATTTAATGAAGAAAATTCGCAGCAGGTAACAATGGGCGAATGGACCTGGGAAACCGGGATGAACTACGATCAGATTTCTGAATTCGAACGAATCAGAGATTATGGATTATTGGTGGTGTATTCCAATTGGTCATACCTAAAAAATCATAGTTTGGAGAAAGCGAAATATCAAAACCGGAAATTAGACTGGGTGGCTTACGTTGCTGGAAAACGCGAGTCGCGTAGGCTGATGGGTGATCTGATTTTGAAAGAGCAGGATCTTACCGATTACGTGGTTTATCCTGATGGTTCAGCACCAACTTCGTGGACTATTGATCTGCATTATCCCGATCCTGAAAACACAAAACATTTTCCGGAAAACGAGTTTAAATCGATAGCCGTTCATAAAAAAATTCATTTGTATCCAATTCCTTACCGCTGCTTCTATTCGCGAAATGTGGATAACCTTTTTATGGCAGGGCGAAACATTAGTGTAACGCATGTGGCGCTTGGAACTGTTCGTGTAATGCGTACAACCGGCATGATGGGAGAAGTGGTTGGAATGGCTGCATCAATTGCTACGGAACGCTATACCAATCCGCGCGGAGTTTACGAAAACTATTTGGGTGAGCTAAGAAATTTGATCGATACCGGAGTTGGTAAATATGATATGGAAAACGCACAGGATTATAATTTAGGAAGAACCTTGGGACCTAAAGAATAGCTTATTTGTAAATTAAAAAATGTGTTTGGGCGAACAATAATGATAAAACGTTTGTGGATTCAGGTTCTGATAGTTTCCGCCGGATTGATCTGTCTTTCCTATTTCGAGGTGGAAAGTTCACAGGAAATTTTTTTGGATTGGAAAGGAGAGCGCGTTTTACATTCGTTTAATGATACTACCGATGCATCTTCAGATCAGCAAATAGTCGAGCTGCAGGATGACAATGGAATGCCGCTATGGTTCGGCCGACATTTTTTTAAAGACGTATGTATTTCCGGTAAATGCAAAATGATCCGTCTGTGGCTTTTTTGGGATGGAGTCGGCAATTATCTTGGATTTCAGGTGCCTGAAAACGAGCCGTTGACAAAATCAGATCACACCATTTTCGAGCCACAGGATTACACTAAATTGGATGAAATTTTAAAAGATCGTTCGTCCATTCTAAAGGATCTTAAACAGGAGGATTTGGTGATTATTCCTGATTCGATAAAAAATCCGTACGAACTGGATGGCTACACAGCGGCTACTCAACCGGCTTTAGCAGAGGTGGTGGTAAAAGATGCGGTTTACTCGTGTCATACACTATGGCACACGGTTTACGGGCCCACACAACAGGAAATATTTCGTTTGCTGGAAGAACGGGCTGATGCTGAATTTTTAACGAAAATGTTTGGCTCGAAGAAGCCTAAAAAAATTATTTGGGCGATTGAAACCATAGAAAAACACCGGGAATATCACGAGGCGTTTTATACAGGGATTATAACTTTCATAAAATCGGATGATGAATTGCTGGCTAAAAAAGCGTTGAATTTTTTTCAGAAAGATGTGTTGAAAGATGAGCTGATTCAAAAGCAGCTGGTCGATGAAATGCCTTTCTTTTCGGCAAGAACAAATGTGGAACTGATTTGGCGATTGATAGAAATGGGTGGCGTTTCGGAAGAAATTTTTCAGCAACTTCTGCAGTTTGTACAAGAAGAAAAACTTCAGGTTACTGCCCTTAATCTGGTCTTTCAGCTTTATCAACCCAAGTTTCGTGAAAATAAAGAAATAGACGCACTGTTAAATGATTTTTTG
It contains:
- a CDS encoding alpha/beta hydrolase fold domain-containing protein: MKKKVSLYASCFLIVVVIFGLFACNVNKQKEQELNQAKRITLLGLGDSITEGGKTFHSYLFPLWERLFTAGYPIDFIGPRSSKCRIGQINHCGFSGKNAEFLETQIDSIYRLYPADVVLLHSGHNHFNTENPVNGIINAQKSIIEKILTINPEAKVMVAKVIESGKLPKYSYIPELNKQIEEMVQSLNLPNVILVDQSKNFNWEKHSISDKVHPNPEGAEVMADVWFKALTKVLPKPEISFYPEINRYKTTKQGNLDLHIFKPENFSEKEKHPAIVYFFAGGWNLGTPLQFYRECAYYASKGFVAISADYRINYLNHTSPFESVEDAKDAIRWIREHADELVIDPQRIVAAGASAGGQLAAATGTLKEQGRMDYKPNLLLLYYPVIDNSENGYGPDTIKSNYQKISPLHNIDANTPPALFILGTEDPYIPVETARTFQARMEENGVECELHLIEGAGHPIFYYSKPLMPEFYAFRKFTDEYLLKYGYLTKNSIGKE
- a CDS encoding alpha-galactosidase, with product MIISFTNRKTTFSVVLICLLSISSFSIGNAQTKAYLKNDTLTLSNSLIKRQFLWNNGELIATGLIERQSGKDLLKPAKQPSFRIAEKFSVKESLFKTEQVVASNLHYEHLKAEVLLDYGTFKLKRVFRIYESVPAISCENYLWIAEDSNLAKAQEFLQLPVQLENINSVTKYPHLKAVEFFDRTDHNNNLVKVQKAVAFTNELELKGNLLQVFSAEAGQPGIFILKEAPCSFVQLSYPGYDFKSARNSISVVGAGISNQELIKGEWVKLYGTVVGVYDGTELDFTRVLHSYQKSIRRTFAERDEMIMMNTWGDRNKDASISEAFLKAELDACEKLGVSHFQVDDGWQQGLSQNSAQSAGDKWDLWSEDDWKPHGERLPNGFKPIVEYARKKDIQLGLWFHPSNYNSYENWETDAEIILNLYKTFDIRYFKIDGIMIPGKLADHRLQELFDKVSTESGGNIVINLDATAGNRTGYNYMNSYGNIFLENRYTDWGNYYPHWTLRNLWQLSAYVPTKNFQIEFLNKWRNKAVYGDNDALAPYFIPFEYQFAVTIMAQPLAWFEGTGLPEEAMKIGDVIKKYRSIQADIHSGDIFPIGDEPSGYGWTGFQSVKDAESGYILVFREKNMEASRFIKTLFPVNKNIVLTPVLGEGKRFEAVTNSNHEVEFELPNEFSYSLYKYKVED
- a CDS encoding TonB-dependent receptor, whose protein sequence is MQKNREMVGSDVLYPGLTKLIRIMKLTSFLIFFAIAQVFAIDSYSQTTRLSLEMKDATVKDVLFEIEESSEFYFLYSNKLIDVERKINVNIDNKKIEDVLDEVFLGEDVKYFINNRQIILSPEDLQLSDSGNFFQQPRKITGTVKSETGETLPGVTVFIEGTTTGTVTDMDGKFSLNVENSSQVLVFSFVGMATQEVEVGSQSDLSIVMQSEAIGIEEVIAIGYGTVKKSDLTGAVGAVKGSVVSERQTTQVSQALQGAMAGVMVTRDNSAPGANSTIRIRGITTIGESSPLVIVDGVPVGSINDVNPNDIENISVLKDAASASIYGSRAAAGVILVTTKRAKSGELSLDYNFEYGIETPTEMADYTDAVRYMQMVNELRWNDNGNIEGGEYPTYTQDLVDNYASLNAENPDQYPDTDWSALILKDNAPRQSHSIGITAGSKAVRTKAILSYDKTDGLYMGRSYERLTARFNNDVKINDFLSASIDFYAKRSISDNPSRDPMYSMRIAAPVYAAVWSNGLIAEGKAGGNIYGEIKEGGYKTNWYNQVGGKIALDFTPIDGLKLSAVISPRFNYNKGKDFQKKVEYTNYDDPNTFVGTLAYSTSTSINESRDDSYQITKQFIANYTKSLNAHNLNLMAGYEDYTAFYEELGASSDQLELSSFPYLDLGNENYLNNEGNAYENAYRSYFGRVMYNYNNRYFVQGNIRYDGSSRFARDYRWGAFPSFSAGWVISEESFMQDISALSFLKLRASWGTLGNERIGNYPYQSTIAYGSALFYQGMNVVSSQTAAQRYYAIEDISWETTESIDFGFDAVFFDNRFHVTADYYKKKTKDMLLDLEIPDYIGFDNPEQNTGEMNTTGWELELSWNDRIGDFSYSVSANLSDFTSEMGDLGGIQFLGSQVKFKGSEFNEWYGYVSDGLFQTQEEVDNSAVLNSVVAPGDIKYKDISGPDGVPDGIISSDYDRVLLGGSLPRYMYGGNIRLGYKNFDFSMVFQGVGKQNVRMNNMMVQPLLDNWGNMQKEIDGNYWSVYNTEAENLSVKYPRLTYNNRSNDYAMSDYWLFNGRYLRLKNVTLGYNIPRSICEKVNINNIRVYGSVSDILSINKYPKGWDPEVSGSGYPITASYIFGVSVKF
- a CDS encoding RagB/SusD family nutrient uptake outer membrane protein codes for the protein MKIKVIYTLLILLVFTACADLDLNPLAEGSSENWYSNETEIEMAINDLYREVFWKADNDLWTDDMLNRDETTAITGGTLSGEDGTVSEWWAHLYKVITRANTLLKNLDEITDEVSADNLNKYKANARFNRASHYSILITHWGDVIFSTEVIGLDESFTKSRTDKEVILQQIYEDYDFAAKYLPVSYGSSENQQATKGAALAMKARIALYMGDFDIARDAAKACIDLGQYVLADDYGKMFLSSTKNSEESIFVIPRSVELDVAPTYCKGFATRNSGGYARYSPSYELFSSYLCTDGLPIDESPLYDPHNPFKNRDPRCVETVVEFQTRHLGFMYQPHPDSLTCYNFGSGTYVKNNDSRSNNQYAAFNGLVIKKGVDEDYTDDWKTDPDRIVMRYADVLLMYAEAKIELNDIDESVLNAINQVRARAYKTDVEDVASYPAVTATDQAELRTIVRNERRVELAFEGLRYMDILRWKLADKVLNLPIYGVLDPEEAREKLVNTGLWFFADTPEIDEDGIADFAPMYNNGYVKLLALRVFDPEKNYLWPIPSKEILINENLVQNEGY
- a CDS encoding FAD-dependent oxidoreductase, which encodes MLQEKINKAMKYTFIISFLLCSLLLSAQKNAVLVEAESFSEKGGWVVDQQFMDLMGSSYLMAHGMGVPVADAKATINVPSTGKYKVFVRTFNWTSPWYKGEGPGQFNLLINGKPVGGVLGNSGTEWIWQPAGEVNISTKEVTLSLRDLTGFNGRVDAIYLTKDDDVPPSDLVALTKFRKKLLDLPKNPTDAGEFDLVVVGGGVAGTAAAISGARLGIKVALIQDRPVLGGNNSSEVRVHLGGRAMVEPNPALGQIVNEIGPTKGGNAQPAAYYEDDKKMSMVLAEENITLFASCRAFAVKMKGSRITQVIAKNIETSEELAFSAPLFADCTGDGTIGYLAGADFAMGREGRNEYGEPSAPEVADDMTMGASVQWYSVEGDNASSFPEFEYGVEFNEENSQQVTMGEWTWETGMNYDQISEFERIRDYGLLVVYSNWSYLKNHSLEKAKYQNRKLDWVAYVAGKRESRRLMGDLILKEQDLTDYVVYPDGSAPTSWTIDLHYPDPENTKHFPENEFKSIAVHKKIHLYPIPYRCFYSRNVDNLFMAGRNISVTHVALGTVRVMRTTGMMGEVVGMAASIATERYTNPRGVYENYLGELRNLIDTGVGKYDMENAQDYNLGRTLGPKE